Proteins encoded by one window of Massilia sp. NR 4-1:
- a CDS encoding M56 family metallopeptidase, producing MFRVIDALVPAIGWALLHFLWQGVLVGCLASLGLQLLRNARPQTRYLFACGALLLCALLPLAGIVLHLASVHSAALDAASAMVAGGAVNAADAAVPTGLAAVQLLPAQSMLPLLNEAGVNGRLASLPRLLPWLVLMWAAGAALMTLRLSLGLQWVKERTLPSHYRDDPHWQQVLDKLARRLGVRVPVRLGVSDDELEGPMTAGCLRPLVLIPASLLSGMPPALLEALLAHELAHIRRHDYLVNLVQSAIEILLFYHPVVWMLSRRIRAEREQIADDIAASALGEPRRLALALSELDKFQFSTNHFAPAAQGGDLMSRIKRLIRPQAEPLGWKIAAPLLGLCTACAVLYAHAMPPTASEPAAVKAGAALNADGNTQPVPPLPPVPEAPEEPRAAAAPEAPEAPAAPDAPALPARPAKPVMPPAPPARAAAAAPMALAAAPAAPMTIAAAPAAPAAPMALAAAPAPAAAPAPAAAPASPALKAPRGSSGSHYYFEQGGESYALVREGGSKITIRNGDPEELQRLKQSVKGDFIWFRKDGKNYLIQDAAIVAQASAAWAPLKQIESRMEEQNKAMEAQGKIMGQIGEKIGAHYAQIADSAAQRALEHRTDSRMKALASQQEAIGARMDALGRKIERESDEQVRAGLVRELSQLSTRMVPLQSQIGALSAEMGKQHARLVREQPAIDDLNRQMREAGKPMAELGRKMGELGREQGRLHREADKTTRRLIEDAVQQGRATPSPGGSA from the coding sequence ATGTTTAGGGTGATCGACGCCCTGGTGCCAGCCATCGGCTGGGCCTTGCTGCATTTCCTGTGGCAGGGAGTGCTGGTCGGCTGCCTCGCCTCGCTCGGCCTGCAGCTGCTGCGCAATGCGCGGCCGCAGACCCGCTATCTGTTTGCCTGCGGCGCGCTGCTGCTGTGCGCCTTGCTGCCGCTGGCAGGCATCGTCCTGCATCTGGCCAGCGTGCATAGCGCCGCGCTGGACGCGGCCAGCGCCATGGTGGCCGGCGGCGCCGTGAATGCCGCCGATGCCGCTGTGCCGACCGGACTCGCTGCCGTCCAGCTGCTGCCGGCCCAGTCCATGCTGCCGCTGTTGAACGAGGCGGGCGTGAACGGCCGGCTGGCATCTCTGCCACGCCTGCTGCCATGGCTGGTGCTCATGTGGGCTGCCGGCGCGGCGTTGATGACTTTGCGCCTTTCGCTCGGCCTGCAATGGGTGAAGGAGCGCACCCTGCCCAGCCACTACCGCGACGATCCGCATTGGCAGCAAGTGCTGGACAAGCTGGCGCGCCGGCTCGGCGTGCGCGTGCCGGTGCGGCTTGGCGTGAGCGACGACGAGCTGGAGGGGCCGATGACGGCGGGCTGTCTGCGTCCGCTGGTGCTGATCCCGGCCTCGCTGCTGAGCGGCATGCCGCCCGCGCTGCTGGAAGCTTTGCTGGCGCATGAATTGGCGCATATCCGGCGCCACGATTACCTGGTCAATCTGGTGCAGAGCGCCATCGAGATTCTGCTGTTCTACCACCCGGTCGTGTGGATGCTGTCGCGCCGCATCCGCGCCGAACGGGAACAGATTGCCGACGATATTGCAGCAAGCGCGCTGGGCGAACCGCGGCGTCTCGCGCTTGCGCTGTCCGAACTGGACAAGTTCCAGTTCTCAACCAACCACTTTGCCCCTGCGGCACAAGGAGGAGACCTGATGTCCCGAATTAAACGCCTGATCCGGCCCCAAGCCGAACCACTGGGCTGGAAAATCGCCGCGCCGCTGCTCGGCCTGTGCACGGCCTGCGCCGTGCTGTATGCCCATGCCATGCCGCCCACTGCCAGCGAACCGGCTGCCGTGAAAGCCGGCGCTGCCTTGAACGCCGACGGCAACACCCAGCCCGTGCCGCCGCTGCCGCCCGTGCCGGAGGCACCGGAAGAGCCGCGTGCCGCAGCCGCACCCGAGGCGCCGGAAGCGCCCGCCGCGCCCGATGCCCCCGCGCTGCCCGCCCGGCCAGCCAAGCCCGTGATGCCGCCCGCGCCGCCAGCCCGCGCCGCTGCGGCAGCTCCGATGGCGCTGGCGGCGGCGCCAGCCGCGCCCATGACCATTGCCGCTGCTCCCGCTGCACCGGCGGCCCCGATGGCGCTTGCTGCGGCGCCGGCTCCCGCTGCCGCGCCGGCACCTGCCGCGGCGCCAGCCAGCCCCGCATTGAAGGCGCCGCGCGGTAGTTCCGGATCCCACTATTATTTCGAGCAGGGCGGCGAATCCTATGCCCTGGTGCGCGAAGGCGGCAGCAAAATCACCATCCGCAATGGCGACCCTGAGGAGCTGCAGCGCTTGAAACAAAGCGTCAAAGGTGACTTCATCTGGTTCCGCAAGGACGGCAAAAACTATCTGATCCAGGATGCCGCCATCGTGGCCCAAGCCAGTGCCGCCTGGGCGCCGCTCAAGCAGATCGAATCGCGCATGGAGGAGCAGAACAAGGCAATGGAAGCGCAGGGCAAGATCATGGGGCAGATCGGCGAAAAAATCGGCGCTCATTATGCCCAGATTGCCGACAGTGCCGCCCAGCGCGCGCTGGAGCACAGGACCGACAGCAGGATGAAAGCCCTGGCCAGCCAGCAGGAAGCCATCGGCGCCCGCATGGACGCCCTGGGCCGGAAAATCGAAAGGGAAAGCGATGAGCAGGTGCGCGCCGGCTTGGTGCGCGAGCTGTCCCAGCTCAGCACCCGCATGGTACCCTTGCAAAGCCAGATCGGTGCCTTATCCGCCGAAATGGGCAAGCAGCACGCCCGCCTCGTCCGCGAGCAGCCCGCCATCGACGACTTGAACCGCCAAATGCGCGAAGCCGGCAAACCGATGGCCGAGCTGGGCCGCAAGATGGGCGAACTGGGCCGCGAACAAGGCCGCCTCCACCGAGAAGCCGACAAAACCACCCGCCGCCTGATCGAGGACGCCGTCCAGCAAGGCCGCGCCACCCCAAGCCCCGGCGGCAGCGCCTGA
- a CDS encoding S-(hydroxymethyl)glutathione dehydrogenase/class III alcohol dehydrogenase: MKTKAAIAWKAGAPLTIEEVELGGPREGEVLVEIKATGICHTDYYTLSGADPEGIFPAILGHEGAGVVVDVGPGVKSLKKDDHVIPLYTPECRQCKFCLSQKTNLCQAIRSTQGRGLMPDATSRFSLDGKPIYHYMGTSTFSNYIVVPEIALAKIREDAPFDKVCYIGCGVTTGVGAVLFTAKVEAGANVVVFGLGGIGLNVIQAAKMVGADKIIGIDINPGREAMARQFGMTHFINPNDVENVVDAIIQLTDGGADYSFECVGNTTLMRQALECCHKGWGKSIIIGVAAAGQEISTRPFQLVTGREWKGSAFGGARGRTDVPKIVDWYMDGKLNIDDLITHRLPLERINEGFDLMKSGESIRSVVIY; this comes from the coding sequence ATGAAAACCAAAGCAGCAATCGCATGGAAGGCGGGCGCACCGCTGACCATCGAAGAAGTGGAACTGGGCGGCCCGCGCGAGGGCGAGGTGCTGGTGGAAATCAAGGCCACCGGCATCTGCCACACCGACTACTACACCCTGTCCGGCGCGGACCCGGAAGGCATCTTCCCGGCCATTCTGGGCCATGAAGGCGCGGGCGTGGTGGTCGATGTCGGCCCCGGCGTGAAGAGCCTGAAAAAGGACGACCACGTCATCCCGCTCTACACCCCGGAATGCCGCCAGTGCAAATTCTGCCTGTCGCAGAAGACCAATCTGTGTCAGGCCATCCGCTCCACCCAAGGCCGCGGCCTGATGCCGGACGCCACCAGCCGTTTCTCGCTGGACGGTAAGCCCATTTACCACTACATGGGCACCTCCACTTTCTCCAACTACATCGTGGTGCCGGAAATCGCGCTGGCGAAAATCCGCGAGGACGCGCCGTTCGACAAGGTCTGCTACATCGGCTGTGGCGTCACCACCGGCGTGGGCGCCGTGCTGTTCACCGCCAAGGTGGAAGCGGGCGCCAATGTGGTGGTGTTCGGCCTGGGCGGCATCGGCCTGAACGTGATCCAGGCGGCCAAGATGGTGGGCGCCGACAAGATCATCGGCATCGACATCAATCCAGGCCGCGAAGCGATGGCGCGCCAATTCGGCATGACCCACTTCATCAATCCGAACGATGTGGAGAACGTGGTCGACGCCATCATCCAGCTGACCGACGGCGGCGCCGACTACAGCTTCGAGTGCGTCGGCAACACCACGCTGATGCGCCAGGCGCTGGAGTGCTGCCACAAGGGCTGGGGTAAATCCATCATCATCGGCGTGGCGGCGGCGGGCCAGGAAATCTCGACCCGTCCCTTCCAGCTGGTCACGGGCCGCGAGTGGAAAGGCTCGGCGTTCGGCGGCGCGCGCGGCCGCACCGACGTGCCGAAAATCGTCGACTGGTATATGGACGGCAAACTCAATATCGACGACCTGATCACGCACCGCCTGCCGCTGGAACGCATCAATGAAGGCTTCGATCTGATGAAGAGCGGCGAGTCGATCCGCTCGGTGGTCATTTACTAA
- a CDS encoding response regulator produces the protein MMKLQDSPDLSLAVGENSAPRVLHVDGDHDTALVLAALLVPETRVSHAASLADALEAIRQHRFALIVLDPDLPDGDGHTLVQAMQKQGGNTPVLLYSARHPDLRHPSHAFLPKPWTSPRLLWQTISHLLGLPSGDWLGAPA, from the coding sequence ATGATGAAACTGCAAGACAGCCCCGATCTTTCGCTCGCCGTGGGCGAAAACAGCGCGCCGCGCGTGCTGCACGTGGACGGCGACCACGACACGGCCCTGGTGCTGGCCGCTCTGCTGGTGCCGGAAACGCGCGTCAGCCACGCCGCCTCGCTGGCCGATGCGCTGGAGGCGATCCGCCAGCACCGCTTCGCCCTGATCGTGCTCGACCCCGACCTGCCCGATGGCGACGGCCACACCCTGGTGCAAGCCATGCAGAAGCAGGGCGGCAACACGCCGGTGCTGCTGTATTCGGCGCGCCATCCGGACCTGCGCCACCCATCGCATGCCTTCCTGCCCAAGCCCTGGACGTCGCCGCGCCTGCTGTGGCAGACCATTTCCCACCTGCTTGGACTGCCCTCGGGCGACTGGCTGGGCGCGCCGGCATAG
- a CDS encoding ANTAR domain-containing response regulator translates to MTPQTAAKRLILIVDDDQMILDFLSEVLRHAGYDTVQAPSADRALALIAEREPDLALLDIHMPGMSGLELAKQLNRNTSVPFMFLSGRGDADAGKQAAAYGAVGFVVKPVDEQHLMPAFEAGLARADEIRQLRRTEMNLNAALAAGRETSLAVGLLMCKFQTDRNTAFEVLRDHARSNRRKVNEIADQLLSAEETLNSLHAAFNIRLKK, encoded by the coding sequence ATGACACCACAGACTGCCGCCAAGCGCCTGATCCTGATCGTCGACGACGACCAGATGATCCTCGATTTTCTGAGCGAAGTGCTGCGCCATGCCGGCTATGACACCGTGCAGGCGCCCTCCGCCGACCGCGCCCTGGCCCTGATCGCCGAGCGCGAACCCGATCTGGCCCTGCTCGACATCCACATGCCCGGCATGTCGGGCCTGGAGCTGGCCAAGCAGCTCAACCGCAATACCTCGGTGCCCTTCATGTTCCTCTCCGGCCGCGGCGACGCCGACGCCGGCAAGCAGGCCGCCGCTTACGGCGCCGTCGGTTTCGTGGTGAAACCGGTGGACGAGCAGCATCTGATGCCTGCCTTCGAAGCCGGCCTGGCGCGCGCCGACGAAATCCGCCAGCTGCGCCGCACCGAAATGAACCTGAACGCGGCGCTGGCGGCCGGCCGCGAAACCAGCCTGGCCGTGGGCCTCCTGATGTGCAAGTTCCAGACCGACCGCAACACCGCTTTCGAGGTGCTGCGCGACCATGCGCGCTCGAACCGGCGCAAGGTCAACGAAATCGCCGACCAGTTGCTGAGCGCGGAAGAAACCTTGAATAGTTTGCATGCCGCCTTCAATATCCGTCTGAAAAAATAA
- the thiE gene encoding thiamine phosphate synthase, which yields MQGLYLVTPNWDDTARLLDLSEQALAAGLALLQYRHKDASPALREEQAGALLALCRRYGCPLLINDYPELCRQLDADGVHLGGTDAEVAAIRAELGPDKIIGASCYGDLQRAIDAQAAGASYVAFGGFYPSLVKKYAVTTPPDIVGRARAVVRLPRVVIGGMTPANAAPLVERGAEMVAAISSVYLAPDVAAAVQQFRELFRLS from the coding sequence ATGCAAGGACTCTATCTCGTTACCCCCAACTGGGACGACACCGCCCGCCTGCTCGATCTGAGCGAACAGGCGCTGGCCGCCGGCCTGGCGCTGCTGCAGTACCGCCACAAGGACGCGTCGCCCGCGCTGCGCGAGGAGCAGGCCGGCGCGCTGCTGGCGCTGTGCCGCCGCTACGGCTGCCCGCTGCTCATCAATGATTACCCGGAGCTGTGCCGCCAGCTCGATGCCGACGGCGTGCACCTGGGCGGCACCGATGCCGAAGTGGCGGCCATCCGTGCCGAACTGGGGCCGGACAAGATCATCGGCGCTTCCTGCTACGGCGACCTGCAGCGTGCCATCGACGCCCAGGCGGCGGGCGCCAGCTATGTGGCGTTCGGCGGCTTCTATCCCTCGCTGGTGAAAAAATATGCCGTCACCACGCCGCCCGACATTGTCGGCCGCGCGCGCGCAGTGGTGCGCCTGCCGCGCGTGGTCATCGGCGGCATGACGCCGGCCAATGCCGCGCCGCTGGTGGAACGCGGCGCGGAGATGGTGGCCGCCATCAGCAGCGTCTACCTGGCGCCCGATGTGGCGGCGGCGGTACAGCAATTCAGGGAGCTGTTCCGCCTGAGTTGA
- a CDS encoding hydroxymethylpyrimidine/phosphomethylpyrimidine kinase: MTAGDSGSDSAVRGAGPGAGQGGAGVEAPLRLGRLGRATHPRRPCVLVFAGADPSGGAGIAADIQAIAALGAHALPVITTLTVQDNDRVHAVLPVDPELVLLQARVLIEKSCIDAVKIGIPGSAANARAIAQIITELRAARRAACRSEVLPQFLNAPDAAFTASALAIATGDCGASDTACADTHEALVAAAGAASGGAAAPAMPEAGPPLAGDDGWPPGAGFAAPPVVLDPVLASGHGDLLSRDDAVSALAPLLPLVTVLTPNGPEAGALSGVAGPGADIDPLAHARALRAQGCQHVLITGGHGAGDNVINRWYGPARQQSWSWPRLAGGYHGSGCTLASAVAALLAQGWPVAQALARAQGYTHRALAEAFAIAPGQLIPRR, from the coding sequence ATGACGGCCGGCGACAGCGGCAGCGATTCAGCCGTCCGCGGCGCCGGCCCGGGAGCAGGGCAGGGCGGCGCCGGCGTGGAAGCGCCGCTGCGGCTGGGGCGCCTGGGACGCGCCACGCACCCGCGCCGGCCCTGCGTGCTGGTGTTCGCCGGCGCCGATCCCTCGGGTGGCGCCGGCATCGCGGCCGATATCCAGGCCATCGCGGCGCTGGGTGCGCATGCGCTGCCCGTCATCACCACGCTGACGGTGCAGGACAACGACCGCGTGCACGCCGTGCTGCCGGTCGATCCGGAACTGGTGCTGCTGCAGGCGCGCGTGCTGATCGAGAAGTCCTGCATCGATGCGGTGAAGATCGGCATTCCCGGCAGCGCCGCCAACGCCCGCGCCATCGCCCAGATCATCACCGAACTGCGCGCCGCGCGCCGCGCCGCCTGCCGCAGCGAAGTGCTGCCGCAGTTCCTGAACGCGCCGGATGCTGCCTTCACCGCCTCCGCGCTGGCCATCGCCACTGGCGACTGCGGCGCGAGCGACACCGCCTGTGCCGATACGCATGAAGCGCTGGTCGCCGCCGCTGGTGCGGCAAGCGGCGGCGCGGCCGCACCGGCCATGCCCGAAGCGGGGCCGCCGCTGGCGGGCGACGACGGCTGGCCGCCCGGCGCCGGCTTCGCCGCGCCGCCGGTGGTACTCGATCCGGTGCTGGCCAGCGGCCATGGCGACCTGCTCTCGCGCGACGATGCGGTCAGCGCGCTGGCGCCGCTGCTGCCGCTGGTCACGGTGCTGACGCCCAACGGACCGGAGGCGGGCGCGCTGAGCGGCGTCGCCGGTCCCGGCGCGGACATCGATCCGCTGGCCCATGCCCGCGCTTTGCGCGCCCAGGGCTGCCAGCATGTGCTGATTACCGGCGGCCATGGCGCCGGCGACAACGTCATCAACCGCTGGTATGGGCCGGCACGCCAGCAGAGCTGGAGCTGGCCGCGCCTGGCGGGCGGCTATCACGGCAGCGGCTGCACCCTGGCCTCGGCCGTCGCCGCCTTGCTGGCCCAGGGCTGGCCCGTGGCCCAGGCGCTGGCCCGCGCCCAGGGCTATACCCATCGCGCACTGGCCGAAGCCTTCGCCATCGCGCCCGGCCAGCTCATTCCGCGCCGCTGA
- a CDS encoding thiazole synthase gives MTEANKDLLTIAGKQYQSRLLVGSGKYKDLQQTREATDAAGADIITVAIRRVNIGQDPKAPSLLDVLPPSEYTILPNTAGCYTAKDAVYTLQMARELLNGHKLVKLEVLGDEKTLFPNMPETLAAAATLVREGFDVMVYCSDDPIQARMLEDIGCVAVMPLASLIGSGMGILNPWNLSLIIEQAKVPVLVDAGVGTASDAAITMELGCDGVLMNTAIAGAQDPVRMARAMRLGVQAGREAYLAGRIPRRFAASPSSPMAGRLA, from the coding sequence ATGACGGAAGCAAACAAAGACCTGCTGACCATCGCGGGCAAGCAATACCAATCGCGCCTGCTGGTGGGCAGCGGCAAATACAAGGACTTGCAGCAGACGCGCGAAGCGACCGACGCGGCGGGTGCGGACATCATCACGGTGGCGATCCGCCGCGTGAACATCGGCCAGGACCCGAAGGCCCCCAGCCTGCTGGACGTGCTGCCGCCGTCCGAGTACACCATCCTGCCGAATACGGCCGGCTGCTACACGGCCAAGGACGCGGTCTACACCCTGCAGATGGCGCGCGAACTGCTCAATGGCCATAAGCTGGTCAAGCTCGAAGTGCTGGGCGACGAGAAGACCCTGTTCCCGAATATGCCGGAAACCCTGGCCGCCGCCGCAACCCTGGTGCGCGAAGGCTTCGACGTGATGGTGTATTGCAGCGACGACCCGATCCAGGCGCGCATGCTGGAAGATATCGGCTGCGTGGCGGTGATGCCGCTGGCGTCGCTGATCGGTTCCGGCATGGGCATCCTGAATCCCTGGAACCTGTCGCTGATCATCGAGCAGGCCAAGGTGCCGGTGCTGGTCGACGCCGGCGTCGGCACGGCGTCGGATGCGGCCATCACCATGGAACTGGGCTGCGATGGCGTGCTGATGAACACTGCCATCGCCGGCGCGCAAGATCCGGTGCGCATGGCGCGCGCCATGCGCCTGGGTGTGCAGGCGGGCCGCGAGGCCTACCTGGCCGGCCGCATCCCGCGCCGCTTCGCCGCTTCGCCATCCTCGCCGATGGCCGGACGTCTGGCATGA
- the thiS gene encoding sulfur carrier protein ThiS: protein MIEIELNGAPRAVPPQQTLQELVDALELTGQALALAVNRSVVPRGQWAARTLQAQDQVDIVRAIGGG, encoded by the coding sequence ATGATCGAGATTGAACTGAACGGCGCGCCGCGCGCGGTGCCGCCGCAGCAAACCTTGCAGGAACTGGTCGATGCGCTGGAATTGACGGGACAGGCGCTGGCGCTGGCCGTCAACCGCAGCGTGGTGCCGCGCGGCCAGTGGGCCGCGCGCACGCTGCAGGCGCAGGACCAGGTGGATATCGTACGCGCCATCGGCGGCGGCTGA
- the thiC gene encoding phosphomethylpyrimidine synthase ThiC has translation MNANPKFLATTAEVDSAAVAPLPNSRKIYVEGSRPDIRVPMREISQSDTSASFGHETNPPIYVYDTSGAYTDPEAQIDIRSGLGTPRAPWIAERDDTEELPGPTSDYGKARLDDPALAELRFNLQRKPRRAKAGANVSQMHYARRGIVTPEMEYVAIRENLRRKEYLQGLRDAGPMGERLAEMMGRQHPGQAYGAAIPAEITPEFVREEIARGRAIIPANINHPEIEPMIIGRNFLVKINANIGNSAVTSSIGEEVEKMTWSIRWGGDTVMDLSTGKHIHETREWIIRNSPVPIGTVPIYQALEKVNGKAEDLTWEIFRDTLIEQAEQGVDYFTIHAGVLLRYVPLTAKRLTGIVSRGGSIMAKWCLAHHKENFLYTHFEDICEIMKAYDVSFSLGDGLRPGSIYDANDEAQLGELKTLGELTQIAWKHDVQVMIEGPGHVPMQLIKENMDLQLAQCSEAPFYTLGPLTTDIAPGYDHITSGIGAAQIGWYGTAMLCYVTPKEHLGLPNKDDVKEGIITYKIAAHAADLAKGHPGAQIRDNALSKARFEFRWEDQFNIGLDPDKARSFHDETLPKDSAKVAHFCSMCGPHFCSMKITQEVRDYAASGMQEKAIEFVKKGAELYSKM, from the coding sequence ATGAACGCCAATCCAAAATTCCTCGCCACCACGGCCGAGGTAGACAGCGCCGCCGTTGCGCCACTTCCCAATTCCCGCAAAATCTATGTCGAGGGCAGCCGCCCGGACATCCGCGTGCCGATGCGGGAAATCAGCCAGTCCGATACCTCGGCCTCCTTCGGCCATGAAACCAATCCGCCCATCTACGTCTACGACACCTCGGGCGCCTATACCGACCCCGAAGCGCAGATCGATATCCGCTCCGGTCTCGGCACGCCGCGCGCGCCCTGGATCGCCGAGCGCGACGACACGGAAGAGCTGCCCGGCCCGACTTCGGACTACGGCAAGGCGCGCCTGGACGACCCGGCCCTGGCCGAGCTGCGCTTCAACCTGCAGCGCAAGCCGCGCCGCGCCAAGGCAGGCGCCAATGTGAGCCAGATGCACTATGCGCGGCGCGGCATCGTCACGCCGGAGATGGAATACGTGGCGATCCGCGAAAACCTGCGCCGCAAGGAGTATCTGCAAGGGCTGCGCGATGCCGGCCCGATGGGCGAGCGCCTGGCCGAGATGATGGGCCGCCAGCATCCGGGCCAGGCTTACGGCGCCGCCATCCCGGCCGAGATCACGCCGGAATTCGTGCGCGAAGAGATTGCACGCGGCCGCGCCATCATCCCGGCCAATATCAACCACCCGGAAATCGAGCCGATGATCATCGGCCGCAATTTCCTGGTGAAGATCAACGCCAATATCGGCAACTCGGCCGTGACCTCGTCCATCGGCGAGGAAGTGGAGAAGATGACCTGGTCCATCCGCTGGGGCGGCGACACCGTGATGGACCTGTCGACCGGCAAGCATATCCACGAAACGCGCGAATGGATCATCCGTAACAGCCCGGTGCCGATCGGCACCGTGCCGATTTACCAGGCGCTGGAAAAGGTCAATGGCAAGGCTGAAGACCTGACCTGGGAAATCTTCCGCGATACCCTGATCGAACAGGCCGAGCAGGGCGTCGACTACTTCACCATCCACGCCGGCGTGCTGCTGCGCTATGTGCCGCTGACGGCCAAGCGCCTGACCGGCATCGTGTCGCGCGGCGGCTCGATCATGGCCAAGTGGTGCCTGGCCCACCACAAGGAAAACTTCCTGTACACGCATTTCGAAGATATCTGCGAGATCATGAAGGCCTACGATGTCTCCTTCAGCCTGGGCGACGGCCTGCGTCCCGGCTCGATCTACGACGCCAACGACGAAGCCCAGCTGGGCGAGCTGAAAACCCTGGGCGAACTGACCCAGATCGCCTGGAAGCACGACGTGCAGGTGATGATCGAGGGTCCGGGCCACGTGCCGATGCAGCTGATCAAGGAGAACATGGACTTGCAGCTGGCGCAGTGCAGCGAGGCGCCGTTCTACACGCTTGGTCCGCTGACCACCGATATAGCGCCCGGCTACGACCACATCACCTCTGGCATCGGCGCGGCGCAGATCGGCTGGTACGGCACGGCCATGCTGTGCTACGTGACGCCGAAAGAGCATCTGGGCCTGCCCAACAAGGACGATGTGAAAGAGGGCATCATCACCTACAAGATCGCGGCCCATGCCGCCGACCTGGCGAAAGGCCATCCGGGCGCGCAGATCCGCGACAACGCCCTGTCCAAGGCGCGCTTCGAGTTCCGCTGGGAAGACCAGTTCAATATCGGCCTCGATCCGGACAAGGCGCGCTCCTTCCACGACGAGACCCTGCCCAAGGACTCGGCCAAGGTGGCGCATTTCTGTTCCATGTGCGGCCCGCACTTCTGCTCGATGAAGATCACCCAGGAAGTGCGCGACTACGCCGCCAGCGGCATGCAGGAAAAGGCCATCGAGTTCGTGAAAAAAGGCGCTGAACTCTATAGCAAGATGTGA
- a CDS encoding M20/M25/M40 family metallo-hydrolase, giving the protein MAARFTAVLAAAWLASAAVGAAPASNKIWITIGDSAYAQLQKLAPQAIARSSHADGQDKVHLVQVDEEQMKQLSEAIHTELKRCGGFMAHDSEEAGRAALKPQADAKMASLLARPNYTIDQQSVIPPLLSQMQASNVGQTILDLSAHTNRYYNTNIGVTASNWLKQKWTTLANGRSDITVTQFTHSAYPQKSVIATINGTDNGSEVVVLGGHLDSIVGGGVGESTRAPGADDDASGIASLTEAFRVLASSGYKPRRTIKFIGYAAEEVGLRGSQEIAQYHKNNNINVVGVMQLDMTNYKGSANDIYIYTDYTDAQQNTFLANLATAYLPTLKIAYDKCGYGCSDHASWTAQGFWASLPFEAGFNQDNPYIHTVNDTYANTGNQADHALKFSRLALAYAVELGSDGPGTPPGPDRTETFSGKLTQGQSAKFGPFKAGAGTFKASTTGTGDADLFVRKGTPPTTSTYDCKSDGGTAAESCSISVAANGDVHVLVYGYSASSYNLTVTYKPQ; this is encoded by the coding sequence ATGGCAGCTCGTTTCACCGCCGTGCTAGCAGCGGCTTGGCTTGCGTCCGCGGCGGTTGGCGCGGCCCCCGCGTCCAACAAAATCTGGATCACCATCGGCGACAGCGCCTACGCCCAGCTGCAAAAGCTGGCGCCGCAGGCGATAGCGCGCAGCAGCCATGCCGACGGCCAGGACAAGGTCCATCTGGTGCAGGTGGACGAGGAGCAGATGAAGCAGCTGTCGGAAGCCATCCACACCGAACTGAAACGCTGCGGCGGCTTCATGGCCCATGACAGCGAGGAGGCCGGCCGCGCCGCGCTCAAGCCGCAGGCCGACGCCAAGATGGCGAGCCTGCTGGCCCGCCCCAACTACACCATCGACCAGCAGTCGGTGATTCCGCCGCTGCTGTCGCAGATGCAGGCCAGTAATGTGGGCCAGACCATTCTCGACCTGTCGGCGCACACCAACCGCTACTACAACACCAATATCGGCGTCACCGCTTCCAACTGGCTCAAGCAGAAATGGACCACGCTGGCCAATGGCCGCAGCGACATCACCGTCACCCAGTTCACCCACAGCGCCTATCCGCAGAAGTCCGTGATCGCCACCATCAACGGCACCGACAACGGCTCGGAAGTGGTGGTGCTGGGCGGCCACCTCGATTCCATCGTGGGCGGCGGCGTCGGCGAGAGCACGCGCGCACCGGGCGCCGACGATGACGCTTCCGGCATCGCCAGCCTGACCGAAGCCTTCCGCGTGCTGGCCTCGAGCGGCTACAAGCCGCGCCGCACCATCAAGTTCATCGGCTATGCGGCGGAGGAGGTGGGCCTGCGCGGTTCGCAGGAAATCGCCCAGTACCACAAGAACAACAACATCAATGTGGTCGGCGTCATGCAGCTCGACATGACCAACTACAAAGGCTCGGCCAACGATATCTATATCTACACCGACTATACCGACGCCCAGCAAAACACCTTCCTCGCCAATCTGGCCACCGCCTATCTGCCGACCTTGAAGATCGCTTACGATAAATGCGGCTACGGCTGCTCCGACCACGCCTCGTGGACGGCGCAGGGCTTCTGGGCTTCGCTGCCGTTCGAAGCGGGCTTCAACCAGGACAATCCCTATATCCACACCGTCAACGACACCTACGCCAACACCGGCAACCAGGCCGACCATGCGCTCAAATTCAGCCGTCTGGCCCTGGCCTATGCGGTGGAACTGGGCAGCGACGGTCCCGGCACGCCGCCCGGCCCCGACCGCACCGAAACTTTCAGCGGCAAGCTGACCCAGGGTCAGAGCGCCAAATTCGGCCCGTTCAAGGCCGGCGCCGGCACCTTCAAGGCCAGCACCACCGGCACCGGCGATGCCGACCTGTTCGTGCGCAAAGGGACGCCGCCCACCACCTCCACTTATGACTGCAAGTCGGACGGCGGCACGGCCGCCGAGAGCTGCTCGATCTCGGTGGCGGCGAATGGCGACGTGCATGTGTTGGTATATGGTTACTCAGCTTCGAGTTATAACCTGACCGTTACGTACAAACCGCAATAA